A region from the Triticum aestivum cultivar Chinese Spring chromosome 3D, IWGSC CS RefSeq v2.1, whole genome shotgun sequence genome encodes:
- the LOC123073847 gene encoding uncharacterized protein, whose translation MKPGATMETRKARVDMHRGSMRCCQDFGLARAGPIQELAQAAGRLLSSATTRAFHTIWTSPECRRLPASPPRAPGAPAHQTAACELTNEGPAADFHRRQLGEGGELRVAARVSPPKLPLGATRAR comes from the exons ATGAAGCCCGGGGCAACCATGGAGACGAGGAAGGCGAGGGTTGACATGCACAGAGGGTCGATGCGATGCTGCCAAGACTTTGGCCTAGCAAGAGCTGGACCTATCCAAGAG CTCGCACAAGCGGCCGGCCGCCTCCTCAGCAGCGCCACCACCCGTGCGTTTCACACCATCTGGACCTCCCCTGAGTGCAGACGACTGCCTGCCTCGCCACCGCGTGCTCCCGGCGCTCCAGCGCACCAAACAGCAGCGTGCGAGCTCACGAACGAGGGCCCTGCAGCCGACTTCCACCGGCGACAGCTAGGGGAGGGAGGGGAGCttcgggtggcggctagggtttcgccaCCCAAGTTGCCCCTGGGAGCGACGCGGGCTCGTTGA
- the LOC123073845 gene encoding glycine-rich cell wall structural protein 2-like encodes MSCTKLISLTLVVLFSIGLASAGRVSRYSSSQGTGTGGGEGGGAVNGGGGGSGNGQGTAQSGGGGTHASAGGGGGGGGWSGLNGTGYGAGSGSGSSSGQMSQGSSSYGGDGGSTSAGGSGGGGGGGEAADDDDDCPADSSGFGTGGGTGSGSSEANNDGGSSYTNANASGNGGGEGGGKNGGTGGGAGSGNGYSDANP; translated from the coding sequence ATGTCTTGCACTAAGCTCATATCGCTTACCCTGGTTGTCCTGTTTAGCATTGGATTAGCCAGCGCTGGTAGGGTATCTAGATACTCTAGTTCCCAGGGAACAGGCACTGGAGGTGGAGAGGGTGGAGGAGCGgtgaacggcggcggcggaggaagtgGGAATGGCCAGGGCACTGCTCAGAGTGGAGGTGGAGGAACCCATGCAAGtgctggaggcggcggaggcgggggtGGTTGGTCAGGGCTTAATGGTACTGGGTATGGCGCTGGGTCCGGTAGCGGCTCAAGCTCTGGCCAGATgagccaagggtcgtcatcttatGGTGGTGATGGTGGGAGTACAAGCGCAGGTGGCTCCGGTGGCGGGGGCGGTGGTGGAGAGGcggccgacgacgacgacgactgccCTGCTGACTCCAGTGGCTTTGGGACAGGTGGCGGCACCGGATCTGGTTCAAGCGAGGCGAACAACGACGGTGGTTCCTCCTACACAAATGCAAATGCTTCCGGTAATGGTGGCGGCGAGGGCGGTGGTAAAAATGGTGGAACCGGCGGTGGCGCAGGCAGTGGAAACGGTTACAGTGACGCAAACCCTTGA